The genomic DNA TCTATTTTTTCTATAATTAAGCTTTCAGGGAAACCCAAAATTTGGGTCTTTACATCTGTTCTTTTATGTTTCATTTTGGTACATTTGATCTACTTAAACATTTCAGAGTCTTATCAGTGTATTCAGTAACCATTTATATCTCTTGGAAACACTTGCTGTTGATTAAGACAAGACTAAGGCGAGGATCAAGTCTGCTGTTACGTTTTCCTCCATTGTAGCTACATAGGGAAAGCTCCTTGACATAGTTATAGTCTATGATTTAGTCcatgtccttttttttattattctatctGACCACAAGGACTTTATAAGAGACCTTAGCAATGAGATGTTTTTAAGTTCATCATGCTTATGGCATGGGTGAACTTCAGGGGCCCAGTGCATATCTGGAACTCTCTCCCCTGACTTCATCCTCTATTgtacttgctgttttttttttttttaacctgagcctCACAAatgagtgatttcactgctcccaggccaattttttctttttttcagataaagatatagggggaggggaagagacaccacagtactgaagtctccctccccacccccatagtggcttgaatctgggttgtgcacatgctATAATCTACATGTCCTACTTAGtgggctctctctccagcctgcaCTTGTCTTTGGTGTAGCATGAAAGCCAAAAGCATTCTCATATGGTTTACAAAATCCTACCAATTTGGACTGTGTCTacgcctccagtgttgttttcccCTTACCCATTAGGCTGCCATTCCTACTCTTCTGTAGCTCTTTTCATTGTTAGCTTCCTGTGTGTGATCTTATGGTCTCAGCTCTCTTAAAACACATTTTGTAATGTGGTTCCTCCCCACATTCTCACACTCCCAGCTTCTCACACTCAACCCCAATGGCTCTATTATTTCTCCTCATTATTGCTGATCACTGTCCAATATGcatatctctttttttcctttcttttttctttattggggacaaATCCAATATGCATATGTTTTGTTGTATGATTTTGTTGTTTGTGTGCTTTTGTTGTGTGGTTTGCTGTGTTGTCTGTCTTTCAGTAGTGCACACAATGCCTGTAAAAATAATTCCTGACCCATAGTTCATCTTTGTTGCATGAGTGAATGGTCTCTGGCCTCCCAGCATTGACCCTTGCCAACCATTAGGCATCACCTTACATGATCCTCTCAGCTTCTTTCCCTCAGCACTCACTTGATATTCAGATGTGACAATTCTTGATAAGGGAGGTTAAGACGATAGGGTTGTGCCTCAGTTCTGTTGCATTCCCACTGTCTATGTCCATAGATCTGGCACAATCCAGGTGCCCGTTGTTGAACATAAGCCCGATCCTCATCTGGTAGCCAAAGAACCTGTGGTTCAAGGAAGACAGATATGAAGCTGGGGAAGTTTTAGGGAGTCCAGGGTGGAAGTGGAGTTACAGAAGCTTCACTACACAATGAGGTATATGAGGTGGGGTGAGGCATAGGTAACCTCAAAAGTATCATCATGACCCAGGGAAGGCTGGGTGGGGCAAGAGGGAACATTTGAGGGTCCTGACAACATCACCATGGCTTGGGGCACCCTGGCACTCAGCACAGTCTCCAATGTCTGCTTCACAAAATTTTTGTAGTATGTGTGGTTTTGTGAGGGGTGGCGCAAGTCAAACATGATGGAGAGGTTGAGGACTGCAGCTTCTTGTAGTAGTTCTTCCAAAGTTGGAATTGTTTGATTCTCAGCTTCTTTCCGATCAGACTCTGACAGCTGTTTGGCTCCCCGGAAGGGCTGTCTCTAAAAGAATAGGACAATTATTTCAAGATCCTAAGATTTTTGGGGGACAGTTCCTGATATTTACCATCTTTACTCATGTACACTGGATTTTGACCATCTCTAAGCCAGGTACTTTCTCCAAACTGTGACTATGTTCCCATCACAGCTTGAACTACTTTTCCAGCAGCCTTAACACCATGTTTCCCACCCTGTCTGCCCTGCAAATCCCAAACTTAGTTGCACATTTATAATTGTCTGTTTCTTTCAGTCCTAGAACTGGTGGTGGGGAGGAGCACTGTCACGATAGAGTACACTACATGGACAGTGGCACTGTGATCAGATTTTTCACTCTCTGCACTGCTtggccatctttttccttcttcttcttcttttttaaaaatgatctttacgggagttgggcagtagcacagcaggttaagtgcacatggcacgaagcaaaggaccggcataaggatcctggttcaagcccctggctccccacctgcaggggagtcacttcacaggcagtgaagtaggtttgcaggtgtctatctttctctccccttctctgtcttcccctcctctctccatttctctctgtcctgtgtaacaacggcagcatcagtaacaacaacaaataataactacaacaataataaaaaacaagggaaacaaaagggaaagtaaataaataaaaataaaaattttaaaaatatatatctttacttaatttgatagagacagccagaaatcaaaaggaagagagagatagagagggaaagagacaaagagacatctgcagccctgcttcaccactagcaaagctttccccctgcaggtgggaactgggggcttgaacccgagtgcttgtgcactgtaatatgtgtgctcaactgggtgtgccaccacccggtccctttttccttcttcttgacTTGCTCCCCTTTCCATTCCTCCCATTCTAAACCTCTTCCATTCTCTGCTTCCCCACTTTTAGTTGACAAATGATCTTATCTTCTAATCACTGCTATGCAGATGCTCACTGTAAACAGTTACTAGGTATTTACTACTTACCGGGAAGTATTCGAAGTACTTATGTATATTCATCTATATAACATTCCCAAACAATTCTACAGTACAGGGACTGTTATTGTTCCCATTTTTCAAATGAAGTAAATGAAGCACAGAGACACTAAGGAATGGCAGTCAGGCTTAACTGATAGTGGAGCCTAGATTCAAATTCAGATGTCCTTTGCTCTGATATGTCATTGTACAGTTAAATGGAAAAAGCAAGTTGCAAAAGAATATGTAtagtgcatgtgacccaggttggagcccagcccccatcacatcaaaggaagtttcagtgcttctctctctctgccttgctctttctatctgaaaaagtcagctcagagtggtaaaaactctagaatatatatatatatatatatatatatatatatatatatatgtatatatatatatatgtgtgtgtgtgtgtgtgtatgtgtgtatgaacACTTGTGCAAAACAAAATGTTTATGTGTGCCTATACACATACATGTGTCCCTACTTATATGTAGTAATGGACTATGTGTCCAGATATTAACAGTCATAATCTCAGAGAGATTAtgggaaacttaaaaaaatagatcACTTCTGATATTTActttttgaaaaaacaaaacgtGTTACTTTTGTAATCAGAAAAAAAGAGGTGATGAAACacaaagtatcttttttttttcttttttctttttttgcctccagggttatggctcagtgcaagcactacaaatccactgctcctgaaggttatttttcccttttgttgcccttgttgtttatcattattattattgttgttgttgttattgctgttgtcattggatagaacagagagaaattgagggaggaagggaagacagagggggtgagaaagatagacaactgcagacctgcttcactgcttgtgaagtgaccctcctgcaggtggggagccagggctcaatccgggatccttacgctggtccttgggttttgcaccatgtgcacttaacctgttgcactacagcccggcCCCCACAAAGTATCCTTTTTAATCTTCTTCATTACCTGCATAGTAAAGTCTGCACTTTTAACTCTGATATTCAAAGCTCTGTGACCACACACCTGGATAGTTTTCACTCCAACTATTTTGTTCTCACTGTTTCCCACACTCACTTTTTGTTCCCTGGAAATACTTTTTCAAACTCCTGGGCTTTACCCATGTTCTTCCTTCCAACTAAAATTCCTATTCCTACCTGGTCTAACTTCAAAACTACTCTCACTTCATATGCTACACAGTCATCCTCTCTCACAACCACTCTGCCAAGCAGTGGCTTCTCTCTCCTGTACTccggaaaatatttttataattctgGGTTTCATATTCTGATAGCCTGTTGCTGAAGCTCAATTCTTTACTTGGTGGAAGTGACTTGAGGACAGAGGTTGGATCCTATTGTCAAGCAcaaggttttttaaatatttttttattatttattttcccttgttttttattgacgttgtagttattgttgttgttgatattgtcgttgttggacaggacagagagaaatggagagaggaggggaagacagaggggggagagaaagataagacacctgcagacctgtttcaccgcctgtgaagcaactcccctgcaggtggggagccaggggcttgaaccaggatccttacaccagtccttgaactttgtgccacctgtgcttaacgtgctgcgctaccgcccaactcccaagcacAGGGTTTAAGGAGTGAACTCTGCCCCAAGTGACTGTGGGTCACTCTCTTCTTTAAGGTTGGTCTCACCTCCAGGAACCAGGTTCCAGCATTGAGTTTCTTGAGTTCAGCCCAGGAGAAGTTGCTGCTATGGGCAGTGATTCGGGATGGGAATACAGAGGCCACATTTGTGGTTCTGCTCAGATGCTCATCATGCATGAGGAAGGGGACTCCATCAGAGCTGTGGGCACAAAGGTATCAGAGGGCCACATCGTGGTGTTAGTCACCATTTCCAGGGCTCCTCTGCTGTGTCCCTGTACCCCCCTGCTTCCTTTACTTACCTGACCATCACATCGGTCTCAAACACAGTAGCTCCACATTCAGCTGTTTTTCGCAGGGACATCAGGGTGTTCTCAGGGGCCAGCTGGGGAAGAGAATTGACGAGGAGAGAGCAGAGAAGAACGAGAGCCCAGAAACTCATAGACCTGGCCACCACAGCCCTGTCCTGTCAGAATTCAGCCCAATACTCACCATGGGAGCCCCTCGGTGTCCTATCAGACCTGGTTTGGGGGGTAAGTCTCTGGGTTCCATTATACAGGGTGAGGAGATGAAGAGGGGGGCCAGGTAGATGGCCAGGGAGACTCCAAAAAATAGGAGCAGTAGCAGAATCTTGGGACCTGTGGGCAATGGGGGACAGGCTAAGGAGAAagaactacaggtgagctcttgggagtggggggggggcagaaagcaGCATGCAGCAGGAAGCAGAAGCATTGACagtcagaggtgtgtgtgtggagttggCACCTCTTCGGTGTATACGGTAGAAGGTGTCAGCCACAGGCCAGGCCAGGAGGGTGATGCCAGCAATCGCTCCAATATGAAGGAATGGGGCTGTGGCCTGTGGACAAGAGCTGATAAAGAGGGTTGTTCTTCCTGTTGCCCCCACAAGCATGTGTCTCTCAGTATTCAGGGCTACTTTCAGTCTTGGAGGATTGGGGGTTAAGATGAAGAGTTGGCTTCAGGCAAAGGCTCCCACGCAGATATTGGGTGAAACTCACCTGCAGTGACACACGTAAGCTCTGCCACTCCTCTTGCCATTGGACATCCAATCCCACCAGGCCAGCAGCCACAAGAAGTATAGTAAGGAGCAGCAGCACCTGGGGGCCGGGAATGAGGAGGGCCTCTCTGTGTAAACCTAGTCTCATGGCTGCCTGGGACATGGCTGTCTCCTCACTCTATGGGCATGAAAAAATTCCCTCCCCTGGATGTATCTGCTTTGCTTCTTTCACTCAGCAGACATTGACTGGGTTTCATGCCCTTAGCTCACACCTAGGAATCACATAATGTTATCTTGCATAAATAGCCAGTGAGCCTAGTGGCCCCTCTCTGACTTACTCCCATCTCCATTTTACCTTGTGGACACCATGAAGATGCAGAGGATGGCCACATAGCAGCAGGAGCAAGGCCAGGAGCTGAGGGCAGAGGATGATGGGAGTATGAGGCAACAGGAAGG from Erinaceus europaeus chromosome X, mEriEur2.1, whole genome shotgun sequence includes the following:
- the GDPD2 gene encoding glycerophosphoinositol inositolphosphodiesterase GDPD2 isoform X5 yields the protein MHPCCCSWPCSCCYVAILCIFMVSTRCCCSLLYFLWLLAWWDWMSNGKRSGRAYVCHCSSCPQATAPFLHIGAIAGITLLAWPVADTFYRIHRRGPKILLLLLFFGVSLAIYLAPLFISSPCIMEPRDLPPKPGLIGHRGAPMLAPENTLMSLRKTAECGATVFETDVMVSSDGVPFLMHDEHLSRTTNVASVFPSRITAHSSNFSWAELKKLNAGTWFLERQPFRGAKQLSESDRKEAENQTIPTLEELLQEAAVLNLSIMFDLRHPSQNHTYYKNFVKQTLETVLSARVPQAMVLWLPDEDRAYVQQRAPGLCQIYGHRQWECNRTEAQPYRLNLPYQELSHLNIKSMHQCNTSVNLFVVNKPWLFSLLWCAGVDSVTTNDCQLLQQMHHPVWLIPPRTYLMMWVITNCVSILLLLWTFLLQGRCAKERKRTGLETAVLLTRINNFIME
- the GDPD2 gene encoding glycerophosphoinositol inositolphosphodiesterase GDPD2 isoform X4 — translated: MDWSLAFLLVISLLVTYASLLLLLALLLLLCGHPLHLHGVHKVLLLLTILLVAAGLVGLDVQWQEEWQSLRVSLQATAPFLHIGAIAGITLLAWPVADTFYRIHRRGPKILLLLLFFGVSLAIYLAPLFISSPCIMEPRDLPPKPGLIGHRGAPMLAPENTLMSLRKTAECGATVFETDVMVSSDGVPFLMHDEHLSRTTNVASVFPSRITAHSSNFSWAELKKLNAGTWFLERQPFRGAKQLSESDRKEAENQTIPTLEELLQEAAVLNLSIMFDLRHPSQNHTYYKNFVKQTLETVLSARVPQAMVLWLPDEDRAYVQQRAPGLCQIYGHRQWECNRTEAQPYRLNLPYQELSHLNIKSMHQCNTSVNLFVVNKPWLFSLLWCAGVDSVTTNDCQLLQQMHHPVWLIPPRTYLMMWVITNCVSILLLLWTFLLQGRCAKERKRTGLETAVLLTRINNFIME
- the GDPD2 gene encoding glycerophosphoinositol inositolphosphodiesterase GDPD2 isoform X1: MTESPGCCSIWARCLHCLYSCHWRKCPKQDMKTSKCDCVWFGLLFLTFLLSLGWLYIGLILLNDLHNFNEFLFRHWGHWMDWSLAFLLVISLLVTYASLLLLLALLLLLCGHPLHLHGVHKVLLLLTILLVAAGLVGLDVQWQEEWQSLRVSLQATAPFLHIGAIAGITLLAWPVADTFYRIHRRGPKILLLLLFFGVSLAIYLAPLFISSPCIMEPRDLPPKPGLIGHRGAPMLAPENTLMSLRKTAECGATVFETDVMVSSDGVPFLMHDEHLSRTTNVASVFPSRITAHSSNFSWAELKKLNAGTWFLERQPFRGAKQLSESDRKEAENQTIPTLEELLQEAAVLNLSIMFDLRHPSQNHTYYKNFVKQTLETVLSARVPQAMVLWLPDEDRAYVQQRAPGLCQIYGHRQWECNRTEAQPYRLNLPYQELSHLNIKSMHQCNTSVNLFVVNKPWLFSLLWCAGVDSVTTNDCQLLQQMHHPVWLIPPRTYLMMWVITNCVSILLLLWTFLLQGRCAKERKRTGLETAVLLTRINNFIME
- the GDPD2 gene encoding glycerophosphoinositol inositolphosphodiesterase GDPD2 isoform X3 gives rise to the protein MTCTTSMNSCSATGDTGWTGPWHSYWSSLYWSHMHPCCCSWPCSCCYVAILCIFMVSTRCCCSLLYFLWLLAWWDWMSNGKRSGRAYVCHCSSCPQATAPFLHIGAIAGITLLAWPVADTFYRIHRRGPKILLLLLFFGVSLAIYLAPLFISSPCIMEPRDLPPKPGLIGHRGAPMLAPENTLMSLRKTAECGATVFETDVMVSSDGVPFLMHDEHLSRTTNVASVFPSRITAHSSNFSWAELKKLNAGTWFLERQPFRGAKQLSESDRKEAENQTIPTLEELLQEAAVLNLSIMFDLRHPSQNHTYYKNFVKQTLETVLSARVPQAMVLWLPDEDRAYVQQRAPGLCQIYGHRQWECNRTEAQPYRLNLPYQELSHLNIKSMHQCNTSVNLFVVNKPWLFSLLWCAGVDSVTTNDCQLLQQMHHPVWLIPPRTYLMMWVITNCVSILLLLWTFLLQGRCAKERKRTGLETAVLLTRINNFIME
- the GDPD2 gene encoding glycerophosphoinositol inositolphosphodiesterase GDPD2 isoform X2, which gives rise to MTESPGCCSIWARCLHCLYSCHWRKCPKQDMKTSKCDCVWFGLLFLTFLLSLGWLYIGLILLNDLHNFNEFLFRHWGHWMDWSLAFLLVISLLVTYASLLLLLALLLLLCGHPLHLHGVHKVLLLLTILLVAAGLVGLDVQWQEEWQSLRVSLQATAPFLHIGAIAGITLLAWPVADTFYRIHRRGPKILLLLLFFGVSLAIYLAPLFISSPCIMEPRDLPPKPGLIGHRGAPMLAPENTLMSLRKTAECGATVFETDVMVSSDGVPFLMHDEHLSRTTNVASVFPSRITAHSSNFSWAELKKLNAGTWFLERQPFRGAKQLSESDRKEAENQTIPTLEELLQEAAVLNLSIMFDLRHPSQNHTYYKNFVKQTLETVLSARVPQAMVLWLPDEDRAYVQQRAPGLCQIYGHRQWECNRTEAQPYRLNLPYQELSHLNIKSMHQCNTSVNLFVVNKPWLFSLLWCAGVDSVTTNDCQLLQQMHHPVWLIPPRTYLMMWVITNCVSILLLLWTFLLQGRCAKERKRTGDD